In Myxococcus stipitatus, the following are encoded in one genomic region:
- a CDS encoding AraC family transcriptional regulator, with protein sequence MSSAPVLGFGRYLGTPLQRMEVAGLVLTESTYPPGAVLALHRHRHAGFRLTLEGGFTDVLEGRARECHPRSVAFQAPDVAHEQRIAGRRTRTFNVDFSEAVWRSRYPLVSRLDSQMELTSARMSTLSARLYQEFHRGDDVAAMAIEGLVLELLAEAVRATTSMKASTPPTWLLRVRELLDAVRGPPPTLAQLAREAGVSPTQLGRGFRQFFQCTPADHLRRSRLERASRALRETAHSLSDIALEAGYCDQSHMTREFSRRLRLTPAEYRRLLTGRSFRPTE encoded by the coding sequence GTGTCCTCCGCACCCGTCCTTGGATTCGGTCGCTATCTCGGCACACCCCTCCAGCGCATGGAGGTAGCGGGGCTCGTCCTGACGGAGAGCACCTATCCTCCCGGCGCCGTCCTCGCCCTCCACCGACACCGGCACGCGGGCTTCCGGCTCACGCTGGAAGGCGGCTTCACGGATGTGTTGGAGGGACGTGCCCGGGAATGCCACCCCAGGTCGGTGGCCTTCCAGGCACCCGACGTCGCCCACGAGCAGCGCATCGCCGGTCGGCGCACCCGCACCTTCAACGTTGACTTCTCCGAGGCGGTCTGGCGGTCGCGCTATCCCCTCGTGTCCCGGCTGGACAGCCAGATGGAACTCACCTCCGCGCGGATGTCCACGCTGAGCGCGCGCCTCTATCAAGAGTTCCACCGTGGCGATGACGTGGCGGCGATGGCTATCGAAGGGCTGGTATTGGAGCTGCTGGCGGAGGCAGTCCGCGCCACGACGTCCATGAAGGCGTCGACCCCTCCCACGTGGCTCTTACGAGTGAGGGAGCTACTCGATGCGGTCCGAGGTCCGCCTCCCACGCTCGCGCAACTGGCTCGCGAAGCAGGGGTCAGCCCCACGCAACTGGGCCGAGGCTTCCGCCAGTTCTTCCAGTGCACTCCCGCCGACCACCTGCGCCGCTCTCGATTGGAGCGCGCCAGCCGGGCGCTGCGGGAGACAGCGCACTCCCTCAGCGACATCGCGCTGGAGGCGGGCTACTGCGACCAGAGTCACATGACGCGCGAATTCAGCCGCCGGCTCCGCCTGACACCCGCAGAGTACCGGCGACTGCTCACGGGCCGTTCGTTTCGTCCAACGGAATGA